A stretch of the Methanobacterium veterum genome encodes the following:
- a CDS encoding DUF11 domain-containing protein codes for MKKLKKHAKATKMLVIMVLLGFFIVLTSVSSVSASTVYVNTTGDDTNGNGSAENPYQTIGKGISSVEENGTLQIAKGNYSGTGNTNLTINRNMTIIGQNQNKTIINGTGTNWIFYIDSGVNVTLINLTLTSTTTGNGGAIYNKGNLTVSNCTFTNNTAANGAAIFNYNGTINVNGCTFANNVANTIGGAIFNYKGTINVNSCTFTGNAADEAAGAICNNGNLTATNCNFTGNNALWAGAIYNVDSAIITLSGCNFTGNNATYGGAITNYLSTLNMSGCNFTGNNASWGVILNYGSNSAGLNSCTFTGNTASYGGAVYNYYSTIILNGCTFKDNDATTSGGAIYNGLDSTLNMSNCTFTGNNAPDGGATYNKGTITDLSGCNFTGNNATYGGAINNFKGTITGLSGCNFTGNAATYGGAVFNHGTISSVSACTFNRNVASSNGGAICNIFTINSLTGCTFTGNNASLGGAIRNMGNITNIHFCRIVGNSATSGSAINNLDGSVNAEYNWWGFNTNPKNISNLITGDIDDINADPWFILSISANPTEIHNTKMSNVTVNLYNDSNGVDHSNESAKYPSEIPLTFTTTWGSIAQTILNYGTGSAVFTANGGSVPQQNPVTVFVTDSLNQAATLSTNITIKPTVTLYIHTTNSETHLKPGETFILTYKLGNKGPDMAKNVKITFQLPEGLEFVNIHVDSGKWTYNETTRTVTWTLDSVPVGDPYLYLTVQAAGDGSYKITPSITSDTYNWNSGDSGIITINVQSNNNNNSNNDGTVNAASKITKTVGLQDTGLPLNYLLLAVLMVLGGLIPKRK; via the coding sequence GTGAAAAAACTGAAAAAACATGCAAAAGCCACTAAAATGTTAGTGATAATGGTTTTACTGGGTTTTTTTATTGTTTTAACTTCTGTTTCTAGTGTCAGTGCATCAACGGTTTATGTTAACACTACTGGAGATGATACAAATGGGAACGGTAGTGCAGAAAATCCATACCAGACCATAGGTAAAGGAATAAGCAGTGTTGAAGAAAATGGAACATTACAAATTGCAAAGGGAAACTACAGCGGAACAGGAAATACAAACCTTACGATCAACAGGAATATGACTATCATAGGTCAAAACCAGAATAAAACCATTATAAACGGAACAGGCACCAACTGGATATTCTATATAGACAGTGGTGTTAATGTAACCCTCATAAATTTAACACTAACCAGCACAACAACAGGCAATGGTGGTGCAATCTACAATAAGGGTAATTTGACTGTATCAAACTGTACTTTCACAAACAACACAGCAGCAAATGGTGCTGCCATATTCAATTATAATGGTACTATCAATGTAAATGGTTGTACCTTCGCAAATAACGTAGCAAACACAATTGGCGGCGCTATATTCAATTATAAGGGCACTATTAATGTAAATAGTTGTACCTTCACAGGTAATGCAGCAGATGAAGCTGCTGGTGCTATCTGCAATAATGGTAATTTAACTGCCACTAATTGTAATTTCACAGGTAACAATGCCCTGTGGGCTGGTGCTATCTACAATGTTGACAGTGCTATTATTACTTTAAGCGGTTGTAATTTTACAGGTAACAATGCAACTTATGGTGGTGCTATAACTAATTATTTGAGTACCTTGAATATGAGTGGTTGTAATTTCACAGGTAACAATGCTTCATGGGGTGTTATCCTCAATTATGGCAGTAATAGTGCTGGTTTGAATAGCTGTACTTTCACAGGTAACACAGCAAGTTATGGTGGTGCAGTCTACAATTATTACAGCACTATTATTTTGAATGGTTGTACTTTCAAAGACAACGATGCAACCACCAGTGGCGGTGCTATTTACAATGGGCTGGACAGTACTTTGAATATGAGTAATTGTACATTCACAGGTAACAATGCCCCTGATGGTGGTGCTACCTACAATAAAGGTACAATTACTGATTTGAGTGGTTGTAATTTCACAGGTAATAATGCAACTTATGGTGGTGCTATCAACAATTTTAAAGGTACGATTACAGGTTTAAGTGGTTGTAATTTCACAGGCAACGCTGCGACTTATGGTGGTGCTGTCTTCAATCATGGTACTATTAGTTCTGTAAGTGCTTGTACTTTCAACAGGAACGTTGCAAGCAGTAATGGTGGTGCTATCTGCAATATTTTTACTATCAATAGTTTAACTGGTTGTACTTTCACTGGTAACAACGCAAGTCTTGGCGGTGCTATCCGTAATATGGGCAATATTACCAATATCCATTTCTGCAGGATAGTTGGAAACAGCGCAACTTCTGGCAGTGCTATTAATAATTTGGATGGTTCAGTAAATGCAGAGTATAACTGGTGGGGTTTTAATACAAACCCAAAAAACATCAGCAACCTAATTACAGGCGATATTGATGATATAAATGCTGATCCATGGTTTATACTTTCAATAAGTGCAAATCCAACTGAAATACATAATACTAAGATGTCCAATGTTACAGTAAATTTATACAATGATTCAAATGGTGTTGATCATAGTAATGAATCCGCTAAGTACCCTTCAGAAATACCATTAACGTTTACTACAACATGGGGAAGCATAGCACAAACTATATTAAATTATGGAACTGGTTCAGCTGTATTTACAGCAAACGGGGGATCAGTACCTCAGCAGAACCCTGTAACAGTTTTTGTAACAGATAGTCTTAACCAGGCAGCCACATTATCTACCAATATCACAATAAAACCAACTGTAACTCTATACATCCACACAACAAACAGCGAAACACATCTTAAACCTGGTGAAACATTCATACTAACCTATAAACTCGGAAATAAAGGGCCAGATATGGCAAAAAACGTTAAAATAACATTCCAGTTACCAGAAGGCTTAGAATTTGTAAATATACATGTGGATAGCGGAAAATGGACATACAACGAGACGACAAGAACAGTGACATGGACACTGGACTCAGTACCAGTAGGAGATCCTTACCTGTACTTAACAGTTCAAGCTGCAGGTGACGGTAGTTATAAAATAACACCAAGCATCACTTCAGATACCTATAACTGGAATTCAGGAGATTCTGGAATTATAACAATTAATGTACAATCAAACAACAATAACAACTCAAACAATGATGGCACAGTAAATGCAGCCAGTAAAATTACAAAAACAGTTGGTTTACAGGATACAGGATTACCTTTAAACTACTTGTTATTAGCTGTTTTAATGGTTCTAGGTGGTTTAATACCAAAAAGAAAATAA
- a CDS encoding nuclease-related domain-containing protein: MGYLICDNCDIYYELDEDFNDFDTCQNCGNKLNFYSSFDEYYKKKSGPQREKIAVGKGYAEKKSSKYNSILIIGAVFILIGLLGFIVTFLSLLILVIGVGLIYYGYNNGKSWNKGINGEYIVAEYLNQLPEDYFVFNDVKFPGSYGNLDHVVVGPTGVYVIETKNYEGFFLVKGNDWFYKNGSRVKKAKGQPGKQVMANSLSLKKFLEDNGVNINCVWINSIVTLIDNNFKIEQKPEYYNVLFPSTIPQFILNSNRKIDMNILKEVVLLIEPYCIELSYMNV; encoded by the coding sequence ATGGGATACTTGATCTGTGATAACTGCGATATTTACTATGAATTAGATGAAGACTTCAATGATTTTGATACCTGCCAAAACTGCGGCAATAAATTAAATTTTTACAGTAGCTTTGATGAATATTATAAAAAAAAGAGCGGACCTCAAAGAGAAAAAATAGCTGTCGGTAAAGGCTATGCTGAAAAAAAGAGCTCTAAATATAATTCCATATTAATCATAGGTGCAGTTTTTATTCTAATTGGACTTCTTGGGTTTATAGTTACTTTTTTATCATTATTGATCTTAGTTATTGGTGTTGGATTAATTTATTATGGATATAATAATGGTAAAAGCTGGAATAAAGGAATAAATGGGGAATACATTGTAGCAGAATATTTAAATCAATTACCTGAAGATTACTTTGTTTTTAATGATGTTAAATTCCCTGGAAGTTATGGAAATCTGGATCATGTGGTAGTAGGGCCTACAGGTGTCTATGTAATTGAAACCAAAAATTATGAAGGGTTTTTCTTAGTTAAAGGTAATGATTGGTTCTATAAAAATGGCAGCAGAGTTAAAAAAGCAAAAGGACAGCCTGGAAAACAAGTGATGGCCAACTCATTGTCTTTAAAGAAATTTTTAGAAGATAATGGAGTTAATATAAACTGCGTATGGATCAATTCTATTGTTACACTCATAGATAACAATTTTAAAATTGAACAAAAACCTGAGTATTATAATGTTTTGTTCCCTTCCACTATACCTCAATTTATTTTGAATTCTAACAGGAAGATTGATATGAATATTCTTAAAGAGGTGGTTCTTTTAATTGAACCATACTGCATTGAGTTGTCATATATGAATGTTTAA
- a CDS encoding APC family permease gives MVIVMGQKDYKKGSITLWGAVGMGTGVMLGAAIFAVIGQVAQLAGNLMAVAYVGGAIIATFSAYTYVKMSNSYPSAGGIGMFFVKTYGKGTITASSALLMAFSMVLSQSLIARTFGTYTLQLFNIGPESGLVPALGVGLLIFAFLVNISKNYIIETFTSTISVVKIVGLAIFSFAALMAAGFSLGALPQTFSLGVAPPTIPAKQGLGLAASFALALLSFKGFTTITNSGAEIVEPHKNIGRAIIISIAILTVLYVFITLAVSSSLSVPEIIAAKDYALAAAASPTLGIYGLWFTVGIAILSTVTVCIGSLFAVSRLTAMLSKMKLIPHSHLGMKGRVQKHMLVYLLIISSILTILFDLSRIASIGAIFYLVMDIIFQWGVLRRIRKDINARASIITGSIVLNIIALSAFVWMKVQMDIFIVLVAVLFIAAIFIGEQYFLKSYLSKE, from the coding sequence TTGGTCATAGTAATGGGTCAAAAAGATTATAAAAAAGGAAGCATCACTCTTTGGGGTGCTGTTGGGATGGGAACTGGAGTAATGCTTGGAGCCGCCATTTTTGCAGTAATTGGCCAGGTAGCACAACTCGCTGGAAACTTAATGGCTGTTGCATATGTGGGAGGTGCCATCATTGCAACATTTAGTGCCTACACTTATGTAAAAATGTCCAATTCTTATCCATCAGCGGGAGGAATTGGAATGTTTTTTGTGAAAACCTATGGGAAAGGTACAATTACAGCATCATCTGCCCTTTTAATGGCTTTTTCTATGGTACTTTCTCAAAGCCTGATAGCCCGTACATTTGGAACATATACACTCCAGCTTTTTAATATAGGTCCAGAAAGTGGGCTTGTACCTGCACTTGGGGTAGGTTTACTTATTTTTGCATTTTTGGTTAATATTTCTAAAAATTATATAATTGAAACTTTTACTTCTACAATTTCTGTAGTTAAAATTGTTGGGCTTGCTATTTTTTCTTTTGCAGCATTAATGGCAGCAGGTTTTTCATTAGGAGCTCTTCCTCAAACTTTTTCTTTAGGAGTTGCTCCTCCGACTATACCTGCTAAGCAAGGATTAGGACTTGCTGCTTCATTCGCTCTGGCTCTTCTAAGTTTTAAGGGTTTTACCACGATAACAAATAGCGGTGCAGAAATAGTAGAACCTCACAAGAATATTGGCAGGGCAATTATTATCTCCATTGCCATATTAACAGTACTATATGTATTTATAACTCTAGCAGTGTCTAGTAGTCTTTCTGTGCCAGAGATAATTGCAGCAAAAGATTATGCCCTTGCAGCAGCTGCAAGTCCTACTTTGGGCATATATGGTTTGTGGTTTACAGTGGGAATTGCCATTTTATCCACTGTTACTGTATGTATTGGAAGTTTATTTGCCGTCTCCCGTTTGACTGCTATGCTTTCAAAGATGAAATTGATTCCTCACAGTCATTTGGGCATGAAAGGAAGAGTACAGAAACATATGCTTGTTTATCTACTGATTATAAGCTCAATATTAACAATATTATTTGATTTAAGCCGAATTGCATCAATTGGGGCAATATTTTATCTTGTAATGGATATCATTTTTCAATGGGGAGTGTTAAGAAGAATTAGAAAAGATATTAATGCAAGAGCTTCTATCATTACTGGTTCTATTGTATTGAATATTATTGCTTTGAGCGCTTTCGTATGGATGAAGGTTCAAATGGACATTTTTATTGTTTTAGTGGCTGTACTGTTCATTGCTGCGATCTTTATTGGAGAACAGTATTTTTTAAAGTCTTATTTATCTAAAGAATGA
- a CDS encoding PAS domain S-box protein — MKKAYESTIENRLKVFDNMLEGVAVHEIVYDSSNNAVDYVIIDVNPAYENITGFKREEVLGKKASAIYNVAIPPYIDIYSKVAITGEPEHFEAYFEPLDKYFRIVVTSPEKGKFAAIFEDISEYKTTEKKLKESEKHYRLISENMGDVVWILDINSGRFNYVSPSVYQLRGYTAQEVLSQSMEEVLTPNSYQSIIKNMPSRINALKSGDESARVQTNEVDQIRKDGSIVPTEVVITFLMNKKGEVNEVLGVTRDITKRKKAEKAIHKSEKKYRQIVETANEGIWVIDNNFNITFANQKMAEMLGYTIEEMIGKSFDFFLFPEDIHDHNLKRESRKKGISERYERRFQNKNGSEVWTQVSGTPLTDKNNNFAGSFAMFTDITKRKKAEMQLKEAHDHLEEKVEERTKELEEAYKALSESEEKFRGIVNNANDMITLSEVKKNRAVGNFIEVNDVGTNLLGYSREEFLNMTPYDIVHQDTDVSDAEIASEMSEKGYARHESVLIAKDGSKIPFEVATHFFKLKGKDVVLAVSRDISERKKAESALKESEEIYRRLLRESFDAWAIHSEGIILAINDSAAKIAGGNPEELIGKPILDFVHPDYKEDVKKRITRLYKEGGSEPLYEEKFLKLDGTPIDVEVMITALTYKRKPSIQIVFRDITKRKNAEKQLKQIIQELERSNKELRSFAYITSHDLQEPLRTMGNYAGLLKMRYGGKFDQDADDFIEYIESGAQRLKDMIQGLLDYSQVRTQKREFTEFNSQEALDNALINLHSSIEACNAEIIYDKLPSITANKDQISRVFQNFIGNALKFRKEGLQPKIHISAKKEEDEHIFSVSDNGIGLEEQYKDHIFEIFKRLHSIGEYQGTGIGLAIVKRIIEQHGGRIWVESEYGKGSTFYFTIPITHVNS; from the coding sequence ATGAAAAAAGCTTATGAATCTACAATAGAAAATCGGCTTAAAGTATTTGACAATATGCTTGAAGGAGTTGCAGTTCATGAGATTGTATACGATTCATCAAATAATGCTGTTGATTATGTTATTATTGATGTGAATCCTGCTTATGAGAATATAACTGGATTTAAAAGAGAGGAAGTATTAGGAAAGAAAGCGTCTGCAATTTACAATGTAGCTATCCCTCCATATATTGATATTTACTCAAAAGTTGCAATAACTGGCGAACCTGAACATTTTGAAGCTTATTTTGAACCACTGGATAAATATTTTCGAATTGTAGTTACTTCTCCTGAAAAAGGGAAATTTGCTGCAATTTTTGAAGATATAAGTGAATATAAAACTACAGAGAAAAAATTAAAGGAAAGTGAAAAACATTACCGTCTGATTTCTGAAAATATGGGTGATGTTGTATGGATTTTAGATATTAATTCTGGCAGATTTAACTATGTAAGTCCATCAGTATATCAATTAAGGGGATATACTGCTCAAGAAGTGCTTTCACAATCCATGGAAGAGGTTTTAACTCCTAACTCATATCAATCTATTATAAAAAATATGCCTTCTCGTATAAATGCCCTTAAAAGTGGTGATGAATCAGCAAGGGTTCAAACTAATGAAGTAGACCAAATTCGTAAAGACGGCAGTATCGTACCTACAGAAGTGGTGATAACATTCTTGATGAATAAAAAAGGAGAAGTTAATGAGGTATTAGGAGTAACCAGGGACATTACAAAACGTAAAAAAGCTGAAAAAGCTATTCATAAAAGTGAAAAAAAATACCGTCAGATTGTTGAAACCGCAAATGAGGGCATTTGGGTTATAGATAACAATTTCAATATAACATTTGCCAATCAAAAAATGGCTGAAATGTTGGGTTATACAATTGAAGAGATGATTGGAAAATCATTTGATTTTTTCTTATTCCCCGAAGATATTCATGATCATAATCTTAAAAGGGAGTCTCGAAAAAAGGGAATTTCAGAGCGTTATGAAAGAAGATTTCAGAATAAGAACGGGTCTGAAGTATGGACTCAAGTTTCAGGAACACCACTTACGGATAAAAATAACAATTTTGCAGGCTCATTTGCAATGTTTACGGACATTACAAAACGTAAAAAAGCTGAAATGCAGTTAAAAGAAGCGCATGATCATCTCGAAGAAAAAGTAGAGGAACGTACAAAGGAACTGGAAGAAGCATATAAAGCATTAAGCGAAAGTGAGGAAAAATTCCGTGGAATTGTAAATAATGCAAATGATATGATAACACTATCTGAAGTAAAGAAAAATAGAGCCGTAGGAAACTTTATTGAAGTAAATGACGTGGGGACTAACCTTTTAGGTTACAGCAGAGAAGAATTTTTGAATATGACTCCTTATGACATAGTTCATCAAGATACAGATGTTTCTGATGCAGAAATAGCATCTGAAATGTCAGAAAAAGGATATGCCCGACATGAAAGTGTTTTAATAGCTAAAGATGGATCCAAAATACCTTTTGAAGTTGCAACCCATTTTTTCAAGCTTAAAGGAAAGGATGTAGTTCTTGCAGTTTCAAGGGATATCAGCGAACGTAAAAAAGCAGAATCAGCTTTAAAAGAAAGTGAAGAAATATACCGCAGATTACTTAGAGAATCTTTTGATGCATGGGCTATTCACAGTGAAGGCATAATTCTAGCAATCAATGATTCTGCAGCAAAAATTGCAGGAGGAAACCCTGAAGAGTTAATTGGAAAGCCAATACTTGATTTTGTACATCCAGATTATAAAGAAGATGTAAAAAAAAGAATTACTCGGCTATATAAAGAAGGGGGATCCGAGCCTTTATATGAAGAAAAATTTCTAAAATTAGATGGAACACCCATAGATGTAGAAGTAATGATAACAGCTTTAACCTACAAAAGAAAACCTTCAATTCAAATTGTTTTTCGTGATATTACAAAACGTAAAAATGCAGAAAAACAACTAAAACAAATAATACAAGAATTAGAACGTTCAAACAAGGAATTACGGAGTTTTGCCTATATTACCAGTCATGATTTACAGGAACCGTTACGTACCATGGGCAACTATGCTGGACTCTTAAAAATGCGTTATGGGGGAAAGTTTGACCAGGACGCTGATGATTTTATTGAATATATAGAAAGTGGTGCACAGCGGTTGAAGGATATGATCCAGGGGCTGCTTGATTATTCTCAGGTGAGAACACAAAAAAGAGAATTTACTGAGTTTAATAGTCAAGAAGCACTTGATAATGCGTTAATTAATCTCCATTCTTCGATTGAAGCATGCAATGCAGAAATAATCTATGACAAACTTCCATCAATAACTGCAAATAAGGACCAAATTTCACGTGTGTTTCAGAATTTTATTGGAAATGCTTTAAAGTTTCGAAAAGAAGGATTACAACCTAAGATCCATATTTCAGCTAAAAAAGAAGAAGATGAACATATATTTTCTGTTAGTGATAATGGAATAGGCTTAGAAGAACAGTATAAAGACCATATATTTGAAATTTTCAAACGATTACACAGCATTGGAGAATATCAGGGTACAGGAATTGGTTTGGCTATAGTCAAGCGAATCATAGAACAGCACGGCGGGAGAATTTGGGTTGAATCAGAATACGGTAAGGGTTCAACATTTTATTTTACCATTCCCATCACTCATGTTAACTCTTAG
- a CDS encoding ubiquitin family protein, protein MRIKIINAPFKEDGVQELKINSISVSDLLKKLEIPVFMVIVTRNGRVAGEHEILADEDNVQISGMGCC, encoded by the coding sequence GTGAGAATTAAAATCATTAATGCTCCATTTAAAGAAGATGGAGTACAAGAATTGAAAATTAATAGTATTTCTGTCAGTGATTTATTAAAAAAATTAGAAATCCCTGTTTTCATGGTTATAGTTACAAGAAATGGTAGAGTTGCCGGAGAGCATGAAATATTGGCTGATGAGGATAATGTTCAGATTTCCGGTATGGGATGCTGCTAA
- a CDS encoding MFS transporter, with translation MEYKWMALIAIFISSFMGMINMNVVLISLPAIFNGIQIDPLSPNSFQYLLWIIMGYSLVTATLLLSFGRLSDIYGRIKMFRLGVITFTLASILLYLTPSTGDLGAIEIVGLRIFQAVGTALFMANSSAIITDAFPSNELGKAIGLNVVAIMSGQFVGLILGGILATFDWRYVFLMSVPFGLLATIWSFKLKEISIKDVKTKLDIWGNITFIGGITLLLIGVTYGLMPYGSDLMGWNNPWVIASMLIGLILLVLFPFIEKRVESPMFKFDLFKIRMFSYANLAGLLATLARTSVMLVPIILLQGVWLPLHGYSYASTPFWAGVSLIPLTVGIIIVGPISGKLSDKYGPRGIATTGMLISALAFMLLAALPYNFSYIEFGLILLMLGAGTGMFGSPNKASIMGSVPPQNRGVASGMMQTLDNTAIVGSTALFFTILIVGITQGFPSAMANSLTSIGAAQLVPAFSNIPPSGALFSAFLGYSPVDSILSSLPASVVTNIPGGVLNTLQGTTWFPQTFANAFLPAVRESYIIGAILCIIAAILSALRGEKTQHKQSDIKTTNAK, from the coding sequence ATGGAATATAAATGGATGGCATTAATAGCTATTTTCATATCATCCTTTATGGGCATGATAAATATGAATGTAGTCTTAATTTCACTTCCCGCCATTTTTAATGGTATTCAAATTGATCCATTAAGTCCAAATTCATTTCAATATTTATTATGGATTATAATGGGTTACAGTTTAGTTACGGCCACTTTGCTTTTAAGTTTCGGTCGGCTTTCTGATATTTATGGTAGAATAAAAATGTTCAGATTAGGAGTGATAACATTCACACTGGCATCAATTTTACTTTACTTAACTCCGTCAACTGGAGATTTAGGTGCAATTGAAATTGTGGGACTTAGAATATTTCAAGCAGTAGGAACTGCTTTATTTATGGCAAATAGTTCAGCAATAATAACTGATGCATTCCCCTCTAATGAACTTGGAAAAGCCATAGGTCTCAATGTAGTGGCAATAATGTCCGGACAATTCGTAGGTTTAATACTAGGAGGTATACTGGCAACATTTGACTGGAGGTATGTATTTTTAATGAGCGTGCCATTTGGACTTTTAGCAACTATCTGGTCCTTTAAACTAAAAGAAATATCTATTAAAGACGTAAAAACTAAACTTGACATTTGGGGAAACATCACATTCATTGGCGGAATTACACTACTCCTTATCGGAGTTACATATGGATTAATGCCATATGGCAGTGATCTCATGGGATGGAACAATCCTTGGGTTATTGCATCCATGCTAATAGGATTAATTCTATTAGTTTTATTCCCATTCATTGAAAAACGCGTCGAATCACCTATGTTCAAGTTTGACTTGTTTAAAATTAGGATGTTCTCATATGCAAACCTAGCAGGATTATTAGCTACTCTAGCTAGAACTTCTGTAATGCTAGTACCAATAATATTACTGCAAGGTGTTTGGTTACCGCTTCACGGTTATAGTTATGCTTCTACTCCATTTTGGGCAGGAGTTTCCTTGATACCCCTCACGGTTGGAATAATCATTGTGGGGCCAATTTCAGGAAAACTATCTGATAAATATGGTCCTAGGGGAATAGCTACAACTGGAATGCTAATCAGTGCATTAGCCTTTATGTTATTAGCAGCATTGCCATATAATTTCAGCTACATAGAATTTGGATTGATACTGCTTATGTTAGGTGCTGGAACGGGCATGTTCGGATCACCGAACAAAGCATCCATAATGGGTTCCGTACCACCTCAAAACAGAGGTGTAGCTTCAGGTATGATGCAAACATTAGATAATACAGCTATTGTAGGAAGTACTGCTTTGTTCTTTACAATATTAATCGTTGGAATAACACAAGGATTCCCAAGTGCTATGGCTAATTCATTGACTAGCATAGGTGCTGCTCAATTAGTTCCCGCATTTAGCAACATTCCACCTAGCGGAGCATTATTCTCTGCTTTCCTCGGATACAGTCCAGTAGATTCAATATTATCTAGTTTACCAGCATCAGTAGTTACCAATATACCCGGAGGAGTTTTAAACACACTTCAAGGAACTACATGGTTCCCACAAACATTTGCAAATGCTTTCCTTCCTGCTGTTAGAGAATCATACATAATAGGAGCAATATTGTGCATAATAGCTGCAATACTATCAGCCCTTCGAGGAGAAAAGACACAACATAAACAAAGTGATATTAAAACAACAAATGCAAAATAA
- a CDS encoding PadR family transcriptional regulator, which yields MSRSGIKQENLKDIHDKIEEIKGLNSLKMWILHVLEHGPKNGVEIMDAVGEHHNAFYNHINENILPPGHGNKQENVKWEFKKPLPGSVYPMLKKMVNENLIIKQHDGRYNITEGGLEIVYKIFGFPKDTNDESNREKAVKYALSEISVCILYLEDVQKEQLVYHKDLIVSLVERLKKIQDLIES from the coding sequence ATGTCAAGATCAGGAATTAAGCAGGAAAATTTGAAAGATATTCATGATAAAATCGAAGAAATAAAAGGACTTAACAGTTTAAAGATGTGGATACTTCACGTTTTAGAACACGGACCCAAAAATGGAGTGGAAATTATGGATGCTGTTGGAGAGCATCATAATGCGTTTTATAATCATATAAACGAAAACATACTTCCACCAGGTCACGGAAATAAACAAGAAAATGTAAAATGGGAATTTAAAAAGCCGTTACCAGGATCCGTATATCCCATGCTTAAAAAAATGGTTAATGAAAATCTAATCATAAAGCAACATGATGGAAGATATAACATAACTGAAGGTGGCTTGGAAATCGTTTATAAAATTTTTGGATTTCCAAAAGATACAAACGATGAAAGTAACCGTGAAAAAGCAGTTAAATATGCACTATCTGAAATCAGTGTATGTATATTGTATTTAGAAGATGTTCAGAAAGAACAATTGGTTTATCATAAAGATCTAATAGTTAGTTTAGTTGAAAGACTTAAAAAAATTCAGGATTTAATTGAATCCTGA
- a CDS encoding type 1 glutamine amidotransferase family protein yields the protein MKVYIYVLSTLADWEISYLTAELNSGRYLDKTKPSVELIKIGNTEKPIKTMGGIIITPDEIIDNIQFKEDDLLILPGADTWMEEENKKIIDIVSGIINEKVIIAAICGATIALANKGILNNRKHASNDIEVLKMFCPEYTGENFYLNQPAVTDNNLITASGIAPLEFSYEVLKRINVMKAETLEAWYHLYKTNEPKYFYALMESLKEA from the coding sequence ATGAAAGTATACATATACGTATTAAGCACCTTAGCAGATTGGGAAATCAGTTATTTGACAGCAGAACTAAACAGTGGCAGATATTTGGATAAAACAAAACCTTCAGTTGAACTTATAAAAATTGGGAACACTGAAAAACCCATAAAAACAATGGGAGGTATTATAATTACTCCAGATGAAATTATTGATAATATTCAGTTTAAGGAAGATGATCTACTTATTTTACCTGGAGCAGATACATGGATGGAAGAGGAAAATAAAAAAATAATAGATATTGTTTCAGGTATTATAAATGAAAAAGTAATTATTGCAGCAATTTGCGGAGCCACAATCGCCCTGGCAAATAAAGGAATATTAAACAATAGAAAACATGCCAGTAATGATATAGAAGTTTTAAAAATGTTTTGTCCTGAATACACCGGAGAAAATTTCTATTTAAATCAACCAGCAGTTACAGACAACAATCTAATAACAGCCAGCGGTATTGCCCCATTAGAGTTTTCATATGAAGTATTAAAAAGAATAAATGTAATGAAAGCTGAAACACTGGAAGCATGGTATCATCTGTATAAAACTAATGAACCAAAGTATTTCTATGCCCTAATGGAATCCCTTAAAGAAGCATAG